The proteins below come from a single Aquabacterium sp. A3 genomic window:
- the tolB gene encoding Tol-Pal system beta propeller repeat protein TolB, protein MAWPLESARAQFRVEIAGVGATRIPVAVAPFRSEDRSPQAVSAIIRANLERSGLFRLADASAERLDESVRPNLVDWRAKSVDALLAGSITPLADGRFDVRYQLWDVLKAQGLGGLSLVVPAADLRLAAHRISDEMYERLTGDKGVFATRIAYVSKVGKRHTLFVADADGENAQAALASAQPIISPAWSPDGRQLAYVSFETGKANVVVQDVYSGRRRVVAGFRGTNSAPAWSPDGRQLVVTLSREGGSQLYVIGADGEGVRRLTQSQAIDTEAAWAPNGASIYFVSDRGGGPQIYQVQAQGGAARRVTFTGAYNVSPSLSPDGRWLTYVGRVDGGAFRVHLMDLGSGQVKVLTDTRDDERPSFAPNSRLIIYATRQQGRDVLMTTSLDGRIKARLATPAADVREPVWGPYLNR, encoded by the coding sequence ATGGCGTGGCCACTTGAATCGGCGCGCGCGCAGTTTCGGGTGGAAATCGCCGGCGTGGGGGCCACCCGCATCCCGGTGGCCGTGGCGCCGTTCCGGTCCGAAGACCGTTCACCGCAGGCGGTGTCGGCCATCATCCGTGCCAACCTGGAGCGCTCCGGGCTGTTCCGTCTGGCCGATGCCAGTGCCGAGCGACTCGACGAGTCGGTGCGGCCCAATCTGGTGGACTGGCGCGCGAAATCCGTGGATGCTTTGCTGGCGGGCTCCATCACGCCGCTGGCCGATGGGCGCTTCGATGTGCGCTACCAACTGTGGGATGTGCTCAAGGCCCAGGGCCTGGGCGGATTGAGCCTGGTGGTGCCCGCCGCCGACCTGCGCCTGGCGGCCCACCGCATCTCCGACGAGATGTACGAGCGCCTGACCGGTGACAAAGGGGTGTTTGCCACCCGCATCGCCTATGTCAGCAAGGTGGGCAAGCGCCACACCTTGTTCGTGGCCGATGCCGATGGAGAAAACGCCCAGGCGGCGCTGGCCAGCGCCCAGCCCATCATCTCGCCAGCCTGGTCGCCCGACGGCCGGCAACTGGCCTATGTGTCGTTCGAAACAGGCAAGGCCAACGTCGTGGTGCAGGATGTGTATTCGGGGCGCCGTCGGGTGGTGGCCGGCTTCCGTGGCACCAACAGTGCGCCCGCGTGGTCGCCCGATGGACGACAGTTGGTCGTCACCCTCAGCCGTGAGGGGGGCTCTCAGCTGTATGTGATCGGTGCCGATGGCGAGGGCGTTCGCCGGCTCACCCAAAGCCAGGCGATCGACACCGAGGCCGCCTGGGCCCCCAATGGCGCCAGCATCTACTTCGTCAGTGATCGTGGCGGTGGCCCTCAGATCTACCAGGTGCAGGCTCAGGGGGGCGCTGCCCGCCGCGTCACCTTCACGGGGGCGTACAACGTGAGCCCGTCCCTCAGCCCGGATGGTCGCTGGCTCACGTATGTGGGCCGTGTCGATGGCGGCGCGTTTCGCGTTCACCTGATGGACCTGGGGTCCGGGCAGGTCAAGGTGTTGACCGACACCCGCGATGACGAGCGCCCCAGCTTCGCGCCCAACAGCCGGCTCATCATTTACGCGACCCGTCAACAAGGTCGCGACGTGCTCATGACCACGTCCCTGGATGGACGCATCAAAGCCCGGCTGGCCACGCCAGCGGCCGACGTGCGCGAACCCGTGTGGGGGCCTTACCTGAACCGATGA
- the rng gene encoding ribonuclease G — MLHSQDILVNWTPQETRVAIIESGAVQELHVERTLERGLVGNVYVGKVVRVLPGMQSAFIDIGLDRAAFLHVADLHRDATNHKPGRHGDGQVPIEKRVHEGQALMVQVIKDPIGTKGARLSTQISVAGRLLVFLPQDDHIGISQKIGSPELRDALRSRMLALLGEADNREGRTRSGGFILRTNAEDATDDELAGDIAYLRKTWGAIREQGLKSPPGTLLYQELNLAQRVLRDLVNERVQSIRIDSALQFDTLKAFGDTYTPTAVARLALYKGERPIFDLYNVDTEIQRALARRVDLKSGGYLIVDQTEALTTVDVNTGGYVGARNFDETIYKTNLEAAQAIARQLRLRNLGGIIIIDFIDMQREEHREHVLSELRKQLQRDRTKVTVSGFSSLGLVEMTRKRTRESLAHMLCEPCPTCEGRGQVRTARTVCYDILREILREARQFSPREFRVVASATVVEMLLDEESAHLAGLSDFIGKPISLQAEPTMSPEQYDIVLL; from the coding sequence ATGCTTCATTCGCAAGACATTCTCGTCAACTGGACGCCACAGGAAACCCGTGTGGCCATCATCGAAAGCGGCGCCGTGCAGGAGTTGCACGTCGAGCGCACCCTGGAGCGGGGCCTGGTGGGCAACGTTTACGTGGGCAAGGTGGTGCGTGTGCTGCCGGGCATGCAGTCGGCGTTCATCGACATCGGTCTGGACCGTGCTGCGTTTTTGCACGTGGCCGATCTTCACCGCGACGCCACCAACCACAAACCCGGACGCCATGGCGATGGCCAGGTGCCCATCGAGAAGCGGGTGCACGAAGGCCAGGCCCTGATGGTGCAGGTCATCAAAGACCCCATCGGCACCAAAGGCGCGCGCCTGTCCACCCAGATCAGTGTGGCGGGGCGCTTGCTGGTGTTCCTGCCGCAAGATGACCACATCGGCATTTCGCAAAAAATCGGCTCACCCGAGCTGCGTGATGCGTTGCGCAGCCGCATGCTGGCTCTGCTGGGCGAGGCTGACAACCGAGAGGGGCGCACGCGTTCCGGCGGCTTCATCCTGCGCACCAACGCCGAAGACGCCACCGACGACGAGTTGGCCGGTGACATCGCCTACCTGCGCAAAACCTGGGGTGCCATCCGCGAGCAGGGGCTGAAGTCGCCGCCAGGCACCTTGCTGTACCAGGAACTGAACCTGGCCCAGCGTGTGCTGCGCGACCTGGTCAACGAACGCGTGCAGAGCATCCGCATCGATTCGGCCCTGCAGTTCGACACCCTCAAGGCGTTCGGCGACACCTACACCCCCACCGCGGTGGCGCGACTGGCGCTGTACAAGGGTGAGCGTCCGATCTTCGATCTGTACAACGTCGACACCGAGATCCAGCGCGCCCTAGCGCGGCGCGTGGACCTGAAATCCGGTGGCTACCTCATCGTGGACCAGACCGAGGCCCTGACCACGGTGGACGTGAACACCGGTGGGTATGTGGGGGCGCGCAACTTCGACGAAACCATCTACAAGACCAACCTGGAGGCCGCGCAGGCCATCGCACGCCAACTGCGGCTGCGCAACCTGGGTGGCATCATCATCATCGACTTCATCGACATGCAGCGCGAAGAGCACCGCGAGCATGTGCTGTCGGAGCTGCGCAAGCAACTGCAGCGTGACCGCACCAAGGTGACGGTCAGCGGGTTCTCCAGCCTGGGCCTGGTCGAAATGACGCGCAAGCGCACGCGCGAGTCCTTGGCACACATGCTGTGCGAGCCGTGCCCCACCTGCGAAGGGCGCGGCCAGGTGCGCACGGCACGTACGGTGTGCTACGACATCCTGCGCGAGATCCTGCGCGAGGCGCGTCAGTTCAGTCCGCGCGAATTCCGGGTGGTGGCCAGTGCCACCGTCGTCGAGATGCTGCTGGACGAAGAAAGCGCTCACCTGGCGGGCCTGAGCGATTTCATCGGCAAGCCCATCTCCTTGCAGGCCGAGCCCACCATGTCGCCCGAGCAGTACGACATCGTGCTCTTGTGA
- a CDS encoding tRNA threonylcarbamoyladenosine dehydratase — protein MSGLEHADLDRRFGGLRRLYGPQGYERLRQARFAVVGVGGVGSWAVEALARSGVAHLTLVDLDQVAESNINRQVQAVTSTLGQAKVDALRDRIAGIHPGCEVRLVEDFLTEDNASQCLALNDLSAPLHGVLDCCDQVRAKAAIAAWGAAQGVPVVSVGAAGGKSRPELVEVADLAEVTHDPLLASVRQRLRQRHGAPRRGGMGLRCVFSREPVRPSQEAACDTPAGAQPGMALACHGYGSSVMVTASFGMVAAAQLLNLIAES, from the coding sequence ATGAGCGGGCTGGAGCACGCCGACCTCGATCGCCGTTTCGGGGGGCTCAGGCGCTTGTACGGGCCACAAGGGTATGAGCGCCTGCGTCAGGCCAGGTTCGCGGTGGTGGGCGTTGGTGGCGTGGGCTCTTGGGCCGTGGAGGCCCTGGCGCGCAGCGGTGTGGCCCACCTGACCCTGGTCGACCTGGACCAGGTGGCCGAGTCCAACATCAACCGCCAGGTTCAGGCCGTGACGTCCACGCTGGGGCAGGCCAAGGTGGATGCCTTGCGCGACCGCATCGCGGGCATCCATCCCGGTTGTGAGGTTCGGCTGGTAGAAGACTTCCTGACCGAAGACAACGCCTCGCAGTGCCTGGCGCTCAACGATCTGTCGGCGCCACTGCACGGTGTGCTGGACTGTTGTGACCAGGTGCGGGCCAAGGCAGCGATCGCGGCCTGGGGGGCCGCCCAGGGTGTGCCGGTGGTCAGCGTGGGGGCGGCTGGCGGCAAGAGCCGACCTGAGCTGGTGGAGGTGGCCGACCTGGCCGAGGTCACGCACGACCCCTTGCTGGCCAGCGTGCGTCAGCGTTTGCGCCAGCGCCACGGTGCTCCCCGGCGCGGTGGCATGGGCTTGCGGTGTGTGTTCTCGCGTGAACCGGTTCGTCCGTCTCAAGAGGCCGCCTGTGACACCCCTGCTGGGGCGCAACCGGGCATGGCCCTGGCGTGCCATGGCTACGGTTCCAGCGTGATGGTGACGGCTTCGTTTGGCATGGTGGCGGCGGCACAACTGCTGAACTTGATCGCCGAGTCTTGA
- a CDS encoding NAD(P)H-binding protein — MPDTMVLAGASGLVGRHLLTQMLADPGVTEVRALVRRPLTPAGLTGSEHTPGLDKLRVWVHDFERLSQAQSLFDGAGGLVCALGTTIRQAGSREAFRRVDFDYPLQLARMAHEAGVLRMGLVSAVGADASSVFFYNRVKGELENAVRALNFEHVTVAQPSLLAGDRSEFRLGERLGLALGLLMPASHKPVQAWQVAAGVWRKLREGRAGWHVLRNPSLRAMR, encoded by the coding sequence ATGCCCGACACGATGGTGCTGGCTGGGGCCTCCGGGCTGGTGGGGCGCCACCTGCTCACCCAGATGTTGGCCGACCCCGGCGTGACCGAGGTCAGGGCGTTGGTGCGTCGTCCCTTGACGCCGGCGGGGCTGACGGGCTCGGAGCACACGCCCGGGCTGGACAAGCTGCGCGTGTGGGTGCATGACTTCGAGCGACTGAGTCAGGCCCAGTCGCTGTTCGATGGCGCGGGTGGCTTGGTGTGCGCCCTGGGCACCACGATACGCCAGGCCGGTTCGCGCGAGGCCTTTCGTCGGGTGGACTTTGACTACCCCCTGCAACTGGCCCGCATGGCCCATGAAGCGGGCGTGCTGCGCATGGGCCTGGTCAGTGCCGTCGGGGCCGACGCGTCGTCGGTGTTTTTCTACAACCGCGTCAAGGGCGAGCTGGAAAACGCGGTGCGGGCCTTGAACTTCGAGCACGTGACGGTGGCCCAACCCTCTTTGCTGGCGGGTGATCGCAGCGAGTTTCGTCTGGGTGAGCGCCTGGGCTTGGCCCTGGGCTTGCTGATGCCTGCCAGCCACAAGCCGGTTCAGGCATGGCAGGTGGCTGCGGGCGTGTGGCGCAAGCTGCGCGAGGGGCGTGCGGGCTGGCATGTCCTGCGCAACCCATCACTGCGTGCCATGCGCTAA
- the pal gene encoding peptidoglycan-associated lipoprotein Pal, with protein MTKTSLSSFSPARAFGLSALAAAALLLAGCGSSVKLDDQANAGAAPISTAGSDATAGATGASSVAPVVVAPDASSADATASLPRVIYFDFDSFLVKDEFRPVVEGHARRLNASRTTRIVIEGHTDERGSREYNLALGQKRAEAVQRSLTLLGAGPEQIEAVSFGEERPAATGSDEAAWSQNRRADIKDR; from the coding sequence ATGACGAAGACCAGCCTCTCTTCTTTCTCGCCTGCTCGTGCCTTTGGCCTGAGCGCACTGGCTGCGGCCGCCTTGCTGCTGGCGGGTTGCGGCTCCAGCGTCAAACTGGACGACCAGGCCAATGCTGGCGCCGCGCCCATCAGCACGGCGGGCAGCGACGCCACGGCAGGAGCCACCGGCGCCAGCAGCGTGGCCCCCGTGGTGGTGGCGCCCGATGCCTCGTCGGCAGACGCCACGGCCTCACTGCCCCGTGTCATCTACTTTGACTTCGACAGCTTCCTGGTCAAGGACGAGTTCCGTCCGGTGGTGGAAGGGCATGCCCGCCGCCTGAACGCCTCGCGCACCACGCGCATCGTCATCGAAGGCCACACGGACGAGCGCGGCAGCCGCGAATACAACCTGGCGCTGGGTCAAAAGCGCGCTGAAGCGGTGCAGCGTTCGCTGACCCTGCTGGGCGCAGGCCCCGAGCAGATCGAGGCCGTGAGCTTTGGTGAAGAGCGCCCCGCCGCCACCGGCAGCGATGAGGCAGCCTGGTCTCAAAACCGTCGCGCCGACATCAAGGACCGCTGA
- the ybgF gene encoding tol-pal system protein YbgF → MPVLPTRIVKHWRALAMLLALLASPWSAQAALFGDDEARRAILQLREQRTQDVEAQQARMESLNQQVDQLKRSVLELNTQIEQLKMDMARQRGQEELLQRELAEMQRQQADLKGSVDERMSRLEPQSITLDGRTFQVDPEEKRLFDEAIARLKAADFAAAAVGFNALFKQFPATGYREAAWYWQGNAYYGLRDYKSAIEVFQQVVDKAPEHPKAPEAQLSVANCQIELKQLTSARRTLEQLIKQYPRSEAAQAARDRLQTLPPPTAGAKRKAP, encoded by the coding sequence ATGCCCGTCTTGCCAACCCGTATCGTGAAACATTGGCGCGCGCTGGCCATGCTGTTGGCCTTGTTGGCCAGTCCCTGGTCGGCCCAGGCCGCCCTGTTCGGTGACGATGAGGCGCGACGGGCCATCCTGCAATTGCGTGAGCAGCGCACGCAGGATGTCGAAGCCCAGCAGGCACGCATGGAGTCCCTCAACCAGCAGGTGGACCAGCTCAAGCGCAGCGTGCTGGAGTTGAACACGCAGATCGAGCAGTTGAAGATGGACATGGCCCGTCAGCGCGGGCAGGAAGAATTGCTGCAGCGTGAGCTGGCCGAGATGCAACGCCAACAGGCCGACCTCAAGGGATCGGTTGATGAGCGCATGAGCCGCCTGGAGCCCCAGAGCATCACCCTGGACGGGCGAACCTTTCAGGTAGACCCTGAAGAAAAACGCTTGTTCGACGAGGCCATTGCCCGCTTGAAGGCCGCCGATTTTGCGGCCGCGGCCGTCGGTTTCAATGCCCTGTTCAAGCAGTTCCCGGCCACGGGCTACCGTGAGGCCGCCTGGTATTGGCAGGGCAATGCGTATTACGGCCTTCGCGACTACAAGTCGGCCATCGAGGTGTTTCAGCAAGTCGTTGACAAGGCGCCCGAGCACCCCAAGGCGCCTGAGGCCCAGTTGTCGGTGGCCAATTGCCAGATCGAGCTCAAACAGCTGACATCGGCGCGCCGGACGCTGGAGCAGTTGATCAAGCAATACCCACGCAGCGAGGCAGCGCAGGCCGCCCGCGACCGCTTGCAAACCCTGCCGCCACCCACCGCTGGCGCCAAACGCAAGGCCCCATGA